GAGTTAATAAATAGTATTTATGTTGAGAAAATGCTTGAATCATTCGGACTTCTAAATTGTAATATTATAGTGTTCTGATACCTCCAAAACAAGATTATTTACCTCCACTTCACTACTACCTCCCACTTTTAAAACTGCAACACCGGAAGCGAGACGAGCTAACCTTTCCTGCAACTTTTCTTTCTCATACTCAGATGTAGTAGTGTCGATTTGGTCTCTAATTTGGTCTGCCCTGCGGTCAATGTCTTCTTTTTTACCTTTacctataaaattaattaaattatatcatAATGAAAAGAGATAGTTCTTTAACATacctttcaaaattaatgtgtCATCTTTGGTGATCACAATCTCCCCCACTTGACCTAAATCAGACAGTTTCACATCTTCTAGTTTAATAACGTCTGCATCATCCCCAAATACAATTCCTCCACTGGCAATTGCCATATCCTGCAACGTGCTTTTACGATTGTCGCCGAAACCTGGAGCTTTCACTGCAGCTACTTGCAATCCAATTCGAAGACGGTTTACTACTAAGGTGGTCAATGCTTCCCCATCTATGTCTTcagcaataataattaggGGTTTTCTTTGAGAGTTTGCCAACTCTAATGCAGGAACAATACTCTGAactgatgaaatttttttctcactgAACAGCACCAATGCATCCTGATACTCAACTTTAGCCCCTTTGGTGGTGTTTACAAAGTATGGTGAAATGTAACCTCTGTCAAACTTCATGCCTTCAATAACTTCCAGTTCATCCTTTAAGGTTTTCCCATCCTTGACAGTAATAACTCCCTCTTTACCAACTTTCTTCATGGCATCAGCTATAAGATTGCCCACAGAAGTATCTCCATTTGCAGAAATTGTGGCAACTTGGCAAATTTCCTCAGGAGTGGTAACAGGTTTAGAAAGggtttttaaagtttcagtAATCTTCTCCACTGCCACAATGATTCCTTTACGGATTTCAACGGGATTTGCCCCTCTGCCCAAATTGTCAAAACCTTCTTTAGCAATCGATCGGGCTAATACAGTTGCAGTGGTAGTGCCATCTCCAGCCTCCTCATTTGTATTATTAGCAACATCTTGCACCAACCTGGCGCCAATGTTTTGGAATTTGTCTTTTAATTCAACCCCTTTTGCTACCGTTACTCCatcttttgtaatttttggtgAGCCCCAAGATTGTTCTATGATAACATTTCGACCCTGCAAACATTATAGTTGCAATCacagaaaattcaaatatttgctgaaacaattgttttagttttaagaaaaaatgaagagGATTTTGGTTTTTACCCATTGATTGCCAATAAtaaatggaaacatttttttggttttagttttttttatatcaataaactagagttttagaaaatttgccaGCCATAATATAGGCCTGCATCTTCGCAGGTTGCAACATCGTCGATTTTATAAACTATGATTTAAGGGAAATATgccattttattaatttcacactaaaatttttggattaaaattAAGAGTTTGCCTCCCTAAATTTgattagtttaaattaatataggTATTATGCAATAATATAACATACAGTTGCAATAGAAATCACATTAGCAAGTCCCCACAATACTTTCAATAATCACAAAATCTTTTACAAATTGTACCTTTGGACCCATGGTAACTGCCACTGCATCAGCGAGTATATCCACCCCTTGAAGCATAAGAGCTCGGACCTCAGGTCCAAACCTCACATCTTTGGCATACCAACGTTGAATTTGGTTTATTTGGTGAACCTTGCGTAGGGCTACACAGCGCATGGTAGATGGTACTCGATACATCTGCAAAATGACCCTTTTaactcattttaaaattttgctagAGAACTAAGGGAAAAACTTGGGGAAAGTACGTTTTAacatacaaaatgtcaaaatgacattaaattttGCGACAAAGGGCATTTGAGTCCCTTGAATTTGAGGTTAGCATACTTTTACaaatcattgaaatttaattaaatatttaataatgaagGAAGACATATTTTGTAATCATACAGTTAACTCGTTAAATACTATGGAACGATGTCATAGAGATCATGGTACTTTCTGGAAGGAAACGCTACGAAAGCACATGGCACAAGCATTGATAGTGATCTCTGGTTTCGAGAAATTTTCCCATTTCCAATACTAAAATCTCTATTAAATTGTCCATACTTACCTTAACTGGTGGATTACACTACTGTTGAATTAATATTggaattaataacaaatttttataatgaatAGAAGGACTTGCCGGTTTTTATCTCCAATTAGAACAGAATCCGGCAGAACGTCGAAAAAGTGGAGAGTGAAGTTTCTCGATCGAAGTAATTTCCAGAACAAAACGTCAATGTCAAAATGCACTGTTGTCGGATTTCCCTAAATACTTCGAATAGATAAGGGTGGGAAAGAATGGGTCAAGTACATTCTAAAGGTAAATAATAGGCTTCTACCAGCGAATtcacagatttttttatatgtattatATTAGGGTATGTAAAGTTTATTGAGTTTATGTACATTATAAGTACGAAATTCTCTAAACAGTAAGATAGAAATTATACTAGACAGAGCGATTTTCCGTCCAACGCTGgctataatcaaaataaagcaattgttttaaaactactaaattaatttgttcagTTTAGGGTATTCCCTAGTGccctttattaaatttgttttagctTCCTTcgatcaattattattaacacatttagtaTTTAAATGATTTCGAACGATTACAGTAGTTAACGTGACAACGTCGGCGGAATCCATAAGGCATGTCGGCACATTCTTATTCTGTTTTCGTTTCCGCTCATACAGATGCGGCAAAGGGATACTAAAGGAATGCGTTAATGATTAAGTTTTCacgagatttatttttttttgtctttatagttctttttctcaaaaacaaatCGATTGATTACAAATTGCAATACATCAATAAGTGCAGTTTTTAAAGACCTCTAATTTAAGTATGACTTGAtccatgttttaattaaaaaaaaattaatcactgCGCTAGCGATAACGAAAGCAGCATTTAGGAAAGTAAATAAACGTCgaaagatagtattttttgaatgctatttttgaactttcttaaattaacaatttgtcAAAAAGTTATCAGCGAGTGGAGGAGCCACGCGATATacaaaaatgtgcattttattgattaaatagagacgaaattaattagatcCACTGATATCTCATTATTGTTGTAATAAAATAGATCATTGTTCCCATTTTAATTATACTAGAAAGGTGTGGCGAATAT
The genomic region above belongs to Euwallacea fornicatus isolate EFF26 chromosome 35, ASM4011564v1, whole genome shotgun sequence and contains:
- the Hsp60A gene encoding heat shock protein 60A; translation: MYRVPSTMRCVALRKVHQINQIQRWYAKDVRFGPEVRALMLQGVDILADAVAVTMGPKGRNVIIEQSWGSPKITKDGVTVAKGVELKDKFQNIGARLVQDVANNTNEEAGDGTTTATVLARSIAKEGFDNLGRGANPVEIRKGIIVAVEKITETLKTLSKPVTTPEEICQVATISANGDTSVGNLIADAMKKVGKEGVITVKDGKTLKDELEVIEGMKFDRGYISPYFVNTTKGAKVEYQDALVLFSEKKISSVQSIVPALELANSQRKPLIIIAEDIDGEALTTLVVNRLRIGLQVAAVKAPGFGDNRKSTLQDMAIASGGIVFGDDADVIKLEDVKLSDLGQVGEIVITKDDTLILKGKGKKEDIDRRADQIRDQIDTTTSEYEKEKLQERLARLASGVAVLKVGGSSEVEVNEKKDRVTDALNATRAAVEEGIVPGGGTALLRCSTSLDSIKPQNKDQEIGIEIVKRALKIPCMTIAKNAGVDGAAVVAKVEQATEDFGYDALNNEYVNMYERGIIDPTKVVRTALIDASGVASLLTTAEAVITEIPKEEPAMPAGGMGGMGGMGGMGGMM